One region of Streptomyces leeuwenhoekii genomic DNA includes:
- a CDS encoding alpha-ketoacid dehydrogenase subunit beta, producing MTVQKLPMVKAINESLRHALAADPKVLVMGEDVGRLGGVFRVTDGLQKEFGDERVLDTPLAESGIVGTAIGLALRGYRPVVEIQFDGFVFPAYDQIVTQLAKMRARSLGKVKLPVVIRIPYGGGIGAVEHHSESPEALFAHVAGLKVVTPSNARDAYWMMRQAVGGDDPVIFFEPKRRYWDKDEVDPGATPLPLHRAVVARPGEDLTLAAYGPMVKVCLDAARAAAEEGRSLEVLDLRSLSPLDFDTVQTSVEKTGRLVTVHEAPVFFGAGAEIAARVTERSFYHLEAPVLRVGGYHSPYPPSRLEDTYLPDLDRVLDAVDRALAY from the coding sequence GACGTCGGCCGGCTCGGCGGTGTCTTCCGTGTCACGGACGGCCTGCAGAAGGAGTTCGGCGACGAACGCGTGCTGGACACTCCGCTGGCGGAGTCCGGCATCGTCGGCACCGCCATCGGTCTCGCCCTGCGCGGCTACCGCCCCGTGGTGGAGATCCAGTTCGACGGGTTCGTCTTCCCCGCCTACGACCAGATCGTCACCCAGCTCGCGAAGATGCGGGCCCGGTCGCTGGGGAAGGTGAAGCTGCCCGTCGTCATCCGCATCCCCTACGGCGGCGGCATCGGTGCCGTGGAGCATCACTCGGAGTCGCCGGAGGCCCTGTTCGCGCATGTGGCGGGGCTGAAGGTGGTGACACCGTCGAACGCCCGCGACGCCTACTGGATGATGCGGCAGGCCGTCGGCGGCGACGACCCGGTGATCTTCTTCGAGCCGAAACGGCGGTACTGGGACAAGGACGAGGTCGACCCCGGCGCCACCCCCCTGCCCCTGCACCGCGCGGTCGTGGCCCGCCCCGGCGAGGACCTGACGCTGGCCGCCTACGGGCCGATGGTCAAGGTGTGCCTGGACGCGGCGCGGGCCGCCGCCGAGGAAGGCCGGTCGCTGGAGGTGCTCGACCTGCGCTCGCTGTCCCCGCTCGACTTCGACACCGTGCAGACCTCCGTGGAGAAGACCGGCCGGCTGGTGACCGTGCACGAGGCGCCGGTGTTCTTCGGCGCCGGCGCGGAGATCGCCGCCCGCGTCACCGAACGCAGCTTCTACCACCTGGAAGCCCCCGTCCTGCGGGTCGGCGGATACCACTCCCCCTATCCGCCGTCCCGGCTCGAGGACACCTACCTGCCCGACCTCGACCGGGTCCTGGACGCCGTCGACCGCGCCCTGGCGTACTGA